Proteins encoded in a region of the Eschrichtius robustus isolate mEscRob2 chromosome 14, mEscRob2.pri, whole genome shotgun sequence genome:
- the LOC137776716 gene encoding RNA guanine-N7 methyltransferase-activating subunit-like protein, with translation MTDTSEAVPNFEEMFAIRFTEDDKEYQEYLKRPPESPPIVEEWNNRAGGNRRNRGSRLQDNRQFRGRDSRRGWPSDNRSNQWHGRSWGNNYPQHRQESYYPHQYGHYGYNQRPPYGYY, from the coding sequence ATGACTGACACTTCTGAAGCTGTTCCAAATTTTGAAGAGATGTTTGCCATTAGATTCACAGAAGATGACAAAGAGTACCAGGAATACCTGAAACGCCCTCCTGAGTCCCCTCCAATTGTTGAGGAATGGAATAACAGAGCTGGTGGGAACCGAAGAAATAGAGGCAGTCGGTTGCAAGATAACAGACAGTTTAGGGGTAGAGATAGCAGACGGGGGTGGCCAAGTGACAATCGATCCAATCAGTGGCATGGACGATCCTGGGGTAACAATTACCCGCAGCACAGACAAGAATCTTACTACCCCCATCAATATGGACACTATGGTTACAACCAACGGCCTCCCTATGGCTACTACTGA